GACCGACGCCTGACGCCGCTGGAGCGCAATGCCTGGCAGGTGTTCCGCCTGCAGCTCAACGACGACGGCGTGACCGCCTTTCCCACCTACGACCAACTCCGCCCCTATCTGGCGTCCATGCCCTGTGCGGCGCAAGCCTCGCACGAGACCGTGGCGCGCGCCTTGACGCTGCTGCGGCTGACGCGCTGGCTCAGCCTGGTGCGGCGGCGGCGCGATCCCAAGACCGGCCGCATCCAGGGGAACCTCTACGTGCTGCACGACGAACCGCTGTCGCCCTTCGAGGCGATGCAGCTCGACCCCGACTATCTGGGCCTGGTGAGCCAAGCGCTCACGCACGCGGCGAAGGCGGTGCAGGTCGTGGGCATGAACACGCTGCGGGAGATCGCCGAAGACCCGCTGCTCAGCGGGCGCACGCTGCCGACCCGCCTGCAGGTGCTCGCGCAGCGCATGGCACGGCATGGCTGGACGACGCCAGGTTATCCACAGGAGGGTGTGGACCACGAATCCGAAGAAGGCCAGGAAGCCCTGCTTCGGAATGGCGCGCGCCCGTCTTCGGAATCCGAAGCAGGGCCGAAACCCGCGCCGGACGGCTCTCTTCGGATTCCGAAGGAGGACCGTACAGTACGTAATGATCGTATAAATGAAGTACGTACAGTACCGCGCGCGAGGGCCTTGCAGAACCTGCGGCTGCCCGAGCGTTTCCTGCGCTTGAAGGACGAGCAGCAGGCCGGCGCGCTGGTGGCGCTGCAGCAGGTGGACGAGGCGCAGAGGCAGGCCGTTCTCGACGAGTGGGCGGCACGCTGCCACAACAGCGCGGTACGCAACCCGGCCGGCTACCTGTTTGGCATCATCCAGAAGGCGATCCGCGGGGAGTTCAAGGCCTGGGCCGGAGAAAGTGCATCGGCGGCGCCAGCGTCCCCGCCGTCGTCACCACCGGCATCCCGTGCGGCTGACCCCGAGGTGGCACGTGCCTACCTGGCACAGCTCCGAGAAGCCTTGCGTGATCGCTGATGTTGACTATCCCCAGGGGATAGCTGGAACAGACACCTTTCCGCCGCGCTCAATTGTCGCCCGCCGAACGACAGGCGAAACTGTCGCCTGTGAATCAGACGAGGACAGCCACGCACGAGCCCGGCCGATGATGGACATGACGACTTCCCCCGTCACAAACGTACTGCAACCACTGCAGCGAGACGTTCAGCGCTTGCTGGGCAGATGCCTGTTGCGCCTTCAACAATACGAGCGCCTCATGAAAGCCATCGTGGCGCACCACGAGATTTCAGGCCCGGCGCATTCGCTGGAGGCCATTCGCACAGCGCGGATCGAAGATGCCGCGACCAAGACCCTGGGCACGTTGGTCGGACAACTGTTTGGTTCGTATGTGGTCACCGATGGAAATGGTGGCAAGGAACGCGACAACGATCTTCCCGGCGACGTGATTTCCTTTCGCACGCGCGTGCAACTGAGCCTGTCTGCGCAGGACTACGCCAAAACCCAGGCCGACCTCAAAGACCTGGTATCGCTGCGCAACACCCTGGTGCACCACTTCATCGACCAGCACGATCTATGGACCGTGGACGGGTGTCGCGCTGCACAGGACGAACTCGGTTCCGCCTACACGCGCATCGATCAACACTTTGAGCAGCTGCGCGGCTGGGCCGAGCACATGGATCAGGCGCGGCGCCTGGCAGCGGAGTTCGTCCAGTCGGATGTGTTCCACGACCTGGT
This genomic stretch from Thauera sp. GDN1 harbors:
- a CDS encoding OST-HTH/LOTUS domain-containing protein, which encodes MKAIVAHHEISGPAHSLEAIRTARIEDAATKTLGTLVGQLFGSYVVTDGNGGKERDNDLPGDVISFRTRVQLSLSAQDYAKTQADLKDLVSLRNTLVHHFIDQHDLWTVDGCRAAQDELGSAYTRIDQHFEQLRGWAEHMDQARRLAAEFVQSDVFHDLVVNGIAPDGTVDWPAAGIVRALREAAAQLAVEGWTPIAAAGRWIAGQHPEQLPAKYGCSSWRQVVHECRLFELRYREVEGQRAAWYRPREA
- a CDS encoding STY4528 family pathogenicity island replication protein; its protein translation is MTTGDAPRRDGPVALSALFDEALRYLEPKEPAQGTAPSQDGFLYSGNRHESVPRALFLDRRLTPLERNAWQVFRLQLNDDGVTAFPTYDQLRPYLASMPCAAQASHETVARALTLLRLTRWLSLVRRRRDPKTGRIQGNLYVLHDEPLSPFEAMQLDPDYLGLVSQALTHAAKAVQVVGMNTLREIAEDPLLSGRTLPTRLQVLAQRMARHGWTTPGYPQEGVDHESEEGQEALLRNGARPSSESEAGPKPAPDGSLRIPKEDRTVRNDRINEVRTVPRARALQNLRLPERFLRLKDEQQAGALVALQQVDEAQRQAVLDEWAARCHNSAVRNPAGYLFGIIQKAIRGEFKAWAGESASAAPASPPSSPPASRAADPEVARAYLAQLREALRDR